The proteins below come from a single Aegilops tauschii subsp. strangulata cultivar AL8/78 chromosome 6, Aet v6.0, whole genome shotgun sequence genomic window:
- the LOC109732088 gene encoding lysM domain receptor-like kinase 3: MVGVRRHQMCKTKSATATAAAPSMARSSATTPTTHGRRSPRGNTNGTHRTSYSTSSAALSTSSSSAASSLEALKKDSLPDLPLLLTFAELAAATKNFSPAHRLAPGSSNSFRCALRGHPAAVFRRALRRDPAEVSARLAVLGHCHHAAIARLYGAAASPDGALFLAYELVPGAAPLSALLRGANNPSFTPLASWHSRLRLAADACDALSYVHLQAGTVHNRLSSSSVLVCGQGPLLRAKLAHFGSADLAGELPDDESGDKEARQRRTGSRGRRIEGTRGYMAPELTAGGSPTRRSDVFALGVLLLELVSGQEPVRYEFNKATGEYERTSLIESASAACGGEGGMRRWVDRRLKDSFPVEAAEALTMLALQCVAKDPPARPEMSWVAAKVSKLFLEAQDWADKFRIPTDISISMAPR; the protein is encoded by the coding sequence ATGGTTGGCGTCCGCAGGCATCAGATGTGCAAGACCAAGAGCGCCACGGCCACCGCCGCCGCTCCCTCCATGGCCCGCTCCTCCGCCACCACCCCGACCACCCACGGCCGCCGCTCGCCCCGCGGGAACACCAACGGCACCCACCGGACCTCCTACTCCACCTCCTCCGCCGcgctctccacctcctcctcctccgcggcctccTCCCTGGAGGCCCTCAAGAAGGACTCGCTCCCGGACCTGCCGCTCCTCCTCACCTTcgccgagctcgccgccgccaccaaGAACTTCTCCCCCGCGCACCGCCTGGCCCCCGGGTCGTCCAACTCGTTCCGGTGCGCGCTGCGGGGCCACCCGGCCGCCGTCTTCCGCCGCGCGCTGCGGCGGGATCCGGCCGAGGTGTCGGCGCGGCTCGCGGTCCTCGGCCACTGCCACCACGCCGCCATCGCGCGGCTCTACGGCGCCGCGGCGTCCCCCGACGGCGCCCTCTTCCTCGCGTACGAGCTCGTCCCGGGCGCGGCGCCGCTCTCCGCGCTCCTCCGCGGCGCCAACAACCCGTCCTTCACGCCGCTCGCCTCCTGGCACTCGCGGCTCCGGCTCGCCGCCGACGCCTGCGACGCGCTCAGCTACGTGCACCTGCAGGCCGGGACCGTCCACAAccgcctctcctcctcctccgtcctcGTGTGCGGCCAGGGCCCGCTCCTCCGGGCCAAGCTCGCGCACTTCGGGTCCGCGGACCTCGCCGGGGAGCTCCCGGACGACGAATCCGGCGACAAGGAGGCCAGGCAGCGGCGCACGGGGAGCCGCGGGAGGCGGATCGAGGGCACGCGCGGGTACATGGCGCCGGAGCTGACCGCGGGCGGGTCGCCGACGCGGCGGTCGGACGTGTTCGCGCTGGGCGTGCTGCTGCTGGAGCTGGTGTCCGGGCAGGAGCCGGTGCGGTACGAGTTCAACAAGGCGACCGGGGAGTACGAGCGGACCTCGCTGATCGAGAGCGCGTCGGCGGCGTGCGGCGGGGAGGGGGGCATGCGGCGGTGGGTGGACCGGCGGCTCAAGGACTCGTTCCCGgtggaggcggcggaggcgctGACGATGCTGGCGCTGCAGTGCGTGGCCAAGGACCCCCCGGCGCGGCCGGAGATGTCGTGGGTGGCCGCCAAGGTGTCCAAGCTGTTCCTGGAGGCGCAGGACTGGGCCGACAAGTTCCGCATCCCCACCGACATCTCCATCTCCATGGCTCCCAGGTGA